From a region of the Spelaeicoccus albus genome:
- a CDS encoding DoxX family protein, with amino-acid sequence MKRRAMAMACLLGAAGVTHFVRPATFDSIVPPGLGNRRFWTYASGLAELSCAAMIAAPATRRFGGLCTAALMVAVYPANIYTVAKHWRSPKGRSIALARLPLQVPLVKVAWEIAEESR; translated from the coding sequence GTGAAACGACGAGCAATGGCGATGGCCTGTCTGCTGGGTGCCGCAGGCGTCACACACTTCGTTCGCCCTGCCACTTTCGACTCGATCGTGCCGCCCGGGCTCGGCAACAGGCGGTTCTGGACGTATGCCAGCGGCCTCGCCGAACTCAGTTGCGCCGCAATGATTGCCGCTCCCGCGACCCGGCGATTTGGCGGATTGTGCACGGCAGCCCTGATGGTTGCCGTCTATCCGGCGAACATCTACACCGTGGCAAAGCACTGGCGGAGCCCGAAGGGGCGCTCGATTGCGCTGGCGCGGTTGCCGCTGCAAGTGCCGCTCGTCAAAGTGGCGTGGGAAATCGCCGAGGAGAGTCGATGA
- a CDS encoding alpha/beta fold hydrolase, with translation MTFAAHEPFGSYPLAGGVDVVGIPARVGTLTAFHAAPATNKGAVSRPAVLIIPGFSGSKEDFREFVPKLAGAEWDAWAYSQRGQADSAAPPGIDNYRAEDLAADAVEVAGLISPERPVHLVGHSLGGVIAQNAAIMRPDRWASVTLLCSGPHGWPGRHDDTYDAVTAHGGEEVWRLGNPALADLPDSELSTDDVFWRRRFRSTSDDNLRAGARLLRDHRDLTDELRATALPFHVAHGEFDTAWPIDWQREMAERLGATYSVLAGGEHSPQFEAPDETLAALTDFWSRCA, from the coding sequence ATGACGTTTGCCGCTCACGAACCGTTTGGCTCGTATCCACTCGCCGGCGGTGTCGACGTCGTCGGCATCCCGGCCCGGGTCGGCACGTTGACGGCGTTCCATGCCGCACCGGCGACAAACAAGGGCGCGGTGAGCCGACCTGCCGTCCTCATCATCCCGGGGTTCTCCGGGTCGAAAGAGGACTTCCGCGAATTCGTGCCGAAGCTTGCCGGGGCCGAATGGGACGCGTGGGCGTACAGCCAACGCGGCCAAGCCGACTCGGCCGCCCCGCCGGGCATCGACAACTACCGGGCCGAGGACCTTGCCGCGGACGCCGTCGAAGTGGCCGGCCTGATCTCCCCGGAGCGCCCGGTGCACCTGGTCGGCCACAGCCTCGGCGGCGTCATCGCCCAGAACGCCGCGATCATGCGACCGGACCGGTGGGCAAGCGTGACGCTGCTTTGCTCCGGACCGCACGGGTGGCCCGGCCGGCACGACGACACCTACGACGCAGTCACGGCCCACGGCGGCGAAGAAGTCTGGCGGCTTGGCAATCCGGCGCTCGCCGACCTGCCGGATTCGGAATTGAGTACGGACGACGTGTTTTGGCGCCGGCGCTTCCGGTCCACTTCCGACGACAACCTGCGTGCCGGGGCCAGACTGCTGCGCGATCATCGCGACCTGACCGACGAACTTCGGGCAACCGCGCTACCGTTCCACGTGGCGCACGGCGAATTCGACACGGCATGGCCCATCGACTGGCAGCGCGAGATGGCCGAACGGCTCGGCGCGACGTACAGCGTCCTGGCCGGCGGGGAGCACTCGCCGCAGTTCGAAGCCCCGGACGAAACGCTTGCCGCGCTGACCGATTTTTGGAGTCGGTGTGCCTGA
- a CDS encoding NAD(P)/FAD-dependent oxidoreductase: protein MPDAIVIGAGIMGASIALELAKTRRRVVVLDKSGGPGNGSTSASSSVVRFNYSTLDGVATAWEARHCWAAWHDHLGFTDPAGTAAFKRTGMLCLDSPPAPRSDVLAHFDTAGVPYREYTTGELAAAFPMLDTGSYWPNKPVTDDAFWSDPTGRLGGYLTPDAGYIDDPQLAAHNLAAAATDRGAEFRFHAQVSAIDTAPGGVRRVRLAGGDQVEAPIVVNAAGPWSAAVNRLAGVGDDFTVTVRPMRQEVHQIDSPDGVTPPGGLDVALADVDLGTYMRPGAHHSLLIGGTEPECDGFEWLADPDEANPAATRGRFEAQVLRAARRLPGLTVPTRVKGVAGVYDVASDWTPIYDKTDAPGFYVAMGTSGNQFKNAPLVGRFMAAIIGHTEDGYDHDADPAGYECEFTGGRVNLAAFSRKRPVNRANSGTVMG from the coding sequence GTGCCTGACGCAATCGTCATCGGGGCCGGAATCATGGGCGCTTCGATAGCCCTGGAACTTGCCAAGACACGCAGGCGCGTCGTCGTGCTGGACAAGTCGGGCGGGCCCGGGAACGGGTCGACGTCCGCGTCGAGCTCCGTCGTCCGGTTCAACTATTCGACGCTCGACGGCGTCGCCACCGCATGGGAAGCACGCCACTGCTGGGCCGCGTGGCACGACCATCTCGGGTTCACCGACCCGGCTGGCACGGCCGCATTCAAACGGACCGGAATGCTTTGCCTGGATTCCCCGCCGGCACCCCGCTCCGACGTGCTGGCGCATTTCGACACGGCCGGCGTCCCCTACCGCGAATACACCACCGGCGAGCTGGCGGCAGCGTTTCCGATGCTCGACACCGGCAGCTATTGGCCGAACAAACCCGTGACGGACGACGCGTTCTGGTCCGATCCGACCGGCCGCTTGGGCGGGTATCTGACGCCGGACGCCGGGTACATCGACGATCCGCAGCTGGCGGCGCACAATCTCGCGGCCGCGGCGACGGACCGCGGCGCCGAATTCCGGTTCCACGCCCAAGTGAGCGCGATCGACACCGCACCCGGTGGCGTCCGGCGGGTACGCCTGGCCGGCGGCGACCAGGTCGAGGCACCCATCGTGGTCAATGCGGCAGGGCCATGGTCGGCGGCTGTGAATCGGCTGGCCGGGGTCGGCGATGATTTCACGGTGACGGTGCGTCCGATGCGCCAAGAGGTTCATCAGATCGATTCGCCGGACGGCGTCACGCCGCCGGGCGGACTCGACGTGGCTCTCGCCGACGTCGACCTGGGCACGTATATGCGCCCGGGAGCGCATCATTCGCTGCTGATCGGCGGCACGGAGCCCGAATGCGACGGATTCGAATGGCTCGCCGACCCGGACGAGGCAAATCCGGCGGCGACCCGCGGGCGGTTCGAGGCGCAAGTGCTGCGTGCTGCACGCCGGCTTCCGGGGCTGACGGTACCGACCCGAGTCAAAGGGGTGGCGGGCGTCTACGACGTGGCAAGTGATTGGACGCCCATCTATGACAAGACCGATGCCCCGGGGTTCTACGTGGCTATGGGCACGAGCGGCAACCAGTTCAAGAACGCGCCGTTGGTCGGCAGGTTCATGGCCGCCATCATCGGCCACACGGAGGACGGGTACGACCACGACGCCGACCCGGCCGGCTACGAGTGCGAATTCACCGGCGGCCGGGTGAACCTTGCGGCGTTCTCACGCAAACGGCCGGTCAATCGGGCCAACTCCGGCACCGTCATGGGGTGA
- a CDS encoding cysteine desulfurase-like protein, translated as MTYDAHELRRQFPALAGGTAFFDGPGGTQTPSRVADAIAGTMTRPLSNRGTDTTSARNADDVVRAGRDSLAALLGAEPAGIAFGRSATQFTTDISRALAREWGPGDEVVVSRIDHDSNIRPWITAAADKGATVRWIEFDRATGDVNPDAVRDVVGERTKVVALTGASNFFGTMPDLPAIAEIVHAVGALFYVDGVHLTPHDLVDFGRVGADLFVCSPYKFCGPHLGVLAGKPAVLEAIAPYKLAPSSNDVPERFELGTLPYEAIAGTSAAVEFLASLAGTTGTLRERLTSSYAALKAHEDDVFAQLIDGLARYDNVALIGSPARRTPTALFTVDGFTPAEVAARLGAHDICVGGGHFYAQEAAAAAGLPEGGVRAGIAPYTTSGDVGRLLDGIAALG; from the coding sequence ATGACTTACGACGCCCATGAATTACGCCGGCAGTTCCCGGCCTTGGCCGGCGGCACCGCCTTCTTCGACGGGCCCGGCGGCACCCAGACCCCCAGCCGGGTCGCCGACGCCATTGCCGGCACGATGACCCGTCCGCTGTCCAACCGCGGTACCGACACGACGTCCGCGCGCAATGCGGACGACGTCGTGCGCGCTGGGCGGGACTCGCTTGCCGCGTTGCTCGGCGCCGAACCGGCAGGCATCGCATTCGGCCGAAGCGCCACTCAGTTCACCACCGACATCTCCCGTGCGTTAGCTCGCGAGTGGGGTCCGGGCGACGAGGTGGTCGTCTCGCGGATCGATCACGACTCGAACATCCGGCCGTGGATCACGGCGGCCGCAGACAAGGGTGCCACGGTGCGGTGGATCGAGTTCGACCGAGCGACCGGCGACGTGAATCCGGACGCCGTGCGGGACGTCGTCGGCGAGCGCACCAAGGTCGTGGCGCTGACCGGCGCGTCCAATTTCTTCGGCACGATGCCCGACCTTCCGGCAATCGCCGAAATAGTCCACGCGGTCGGCGCGCTGTTCTACGTGGACGGCGTGCACCTGACGCCGCACGACCTCGTCGACTTCGGCCGGGTCGGCGCGGACTTGTTCGTGTGCTCGCCGTACAAATTTTGCGGCCCGCATCTGGGCGTGCTGGCCGGCAAGCCGGCAGTCCTCGAGGCGATAGCTCCGTACAAGCTTGCCCCGTCGTCGAACGACGTGCCCGAGCGGTTCGAGCTTGGCACGCTGCCGTACGAGGCAATCGCCGGGACGAGCGCCGCCGTCGAGTTCCTCGCCTCGCTGGCGGGCACAACCGGAACGTTGCGCGAGCGGCTGACGTCCTCGTATGCGGCACTGAAAGCGCACGAGGACGACGTGTTCGCCCAACTCATCGACGGGCTGGCGCGGTACGACAACGTCGCACTGATCGGCAGCCCCGCCCGGCGCACGCCGACGGCGCTGTTCACTGTGGACGGGTTCACGCCTGCCGAGGTCGCGGCACGGCTTGGTGCCCACGACATTTGTGTCGGCGGCGGCCACTTCTACGCGCAGGAGGCCGCGGCTGCCGCCGGCCTACCGGAGGGCGGCGTCCGTGCCGGCATTGCCCCGTACACGACGTCCGGCGATGTCGGGCGGCTGCTCGACGGGATTGCAGCCCTCGGATGA
- a CDS encoding IclR family transcriptional regulator → MGVEMRAQPMAGDTPASVLPRALRLLEQFSDRRRALTLSELSRRSGLAPATVFRLLGHLTDWGALERLPSGQYVVGVRLWEIASLAPRGNGLRQVALPYLEDLYEVTRHHVLLTVVDRGDGVLIDRLSGRAATEVAYRVGGRMPLRSTAGGRVLLAYSNPGFVESVLAAPADTEPGMPVIGADETRRVLADARRQGAAVVRRSAPSKTVAVAAPIFDRSGEIAAALSIVVPGSNTRVHAFIALVRTSARTISRSLGAPT, encoded by the coding sequence ATGGGAGTAGAAATGCGCGCGCAGCCCATGGCCGGGGACACTCCGGCATCCGTACTGCCGCGAGCCTTGCGTCTACTCGAACAGTTTTCCGATCGTCGGCGGGCGCTGACGCTGTCGGAATTGTCGCGGCGGTCGGGACTCGCACCGGCCACCGTGTTCCGGCTCCTTGGTCATCTCACCGACTGGGGTGCCCTCGAACGTTTGCCGAGCGGTCAGTACGTGGTCGGGGTTCGGCTCTGGGAAATCGCGTCGCTGGCTCCGCGCGGCAACGGCCTTCGACAGGTGGCGTTGCCGTACCTGGAAGATCTGTACGAGGTGACGCGGCACCATGTGCTGCTCACCGTCGTCGATCGAGGCGATGGAGTACTCATCGACAGGCTGTCCGGCAGGGCGGCGACCGAGGTAGCCTACCGGGTCGGCGGCCGAATGCCGCTACGGTCAACGGCGGGCGGGCGCGTGCTCTTGGCGTATTCGAACCCGGGATTCGTTGAAAGCGTTCTGGCCGCCCCGGCGGACACTGAACCGGGGATGCCGGTCATTGGCGCCGACGAGACTCGGCGAGTGCTGGCGGATGCCCGGAGGCAGGGCGCTGCCGTCGTCCGCCGTTCCGCGCCGTCCAAGACCGTGGCTGTAGCTGCGCCGATTTTCGACAGATCGGGAGAAATCGCGGCGGCGCTCTCGATAGTCGTACCGGGATCGAATACCCGCGTCCACGCGTTCATCGCGCTGGTCCGCACCTCAGCTCGGACGATTTCACGCAGTCTCGGGGCACCGACGTAA
- a CDS encoding MFS transporter — MSGALIGVFVVSWLGLLADGYDLYVYGATIPGILGGHGFDVTTADVGLVGSIALVGMLCGSLVVGILTDRLGRRRIFISFLTLFSLMMLACAIAPNWTSFAAFRFVACFGVGGLLPTAVAVAHEFAPAGRKSIVVGIVLTGPAAGTVIASLTALGLLETHGFRPVYAIAGLALLIVPACWRLLPESPSYLRSRGRVEEAERVAGRFGVPVEENAPVMAATIASSTRALFHGGRTRTTIVLWMVCLLSLLTIFGVSTWLPQIMREAGYGVGSSVSFLLAYSVGAIIGTIIAALLGQRFGPKPMVMTGFVAAAVALGLMATNPSGIAIAVLSAVAGFGGLGTQNMINDYVAQYYPAGSRATGLGWALAVGRIGAIVGPTYGAFIIGLGGGVSVAAISFAVPALFGAALMFAVGQIKSDSGAGVVEPAPTRSAAI; from the coding sequence ATGTCGGGTGCGCTCATAGGCGTCTTCGTCGTATCGTGGCTCGGACTGCTCGCCGACGGCTACGACCTGTATGTTTACGGCGCGACAATTCCCGGAATTCTCGGCGGGCACGGTTTCGACGTCACCACGGCCGACGTCGGGTTGGTCGGAAGCATAGCCCTCGTCGGTATGCTGTGCGGCTCGCTCGTCGTCGGTATCCTTACCGACAGACTCGGCCGCCGCCGCATCTTCATCTCGTTCCTGACGCTGTTCTCCCTGATGATGCTTGCCTGCGCCATCGCGCCGAACTGGACGTCGTTCGCCGCCTTCCGGTTTGTTGCCTGTTTCGGGGTGGGCGGCCTGCTCCCGACCGCGGTCGCGGTCGCTCATGAATTCGCACCGGCCGGCCGAAAGTCCATAGTGGTCGGAATCGTACTCACGGGCCCCGCAGCCGGCACCGTCATCGCTTCCCTGACAGCCCTCGGCCTCCTGGAAACGCACGGTTTCCGTCCGGTCTACGCGATCGCCGGGTTGGCGCTGCTGATTGTCCCGGCATGCTGGAGGCTGTTGCCCGAGTCTCCGTCTTATCTGCGCTCGCGAGGCAGGGTTGAGGAGGCCGAGCGCGTGGCCGGGCGATTCGGCGTCCCCGTCGAGGAGAATGCTCCGGTGATGGCGGCGACGATCGCCTCATCCACTCGTGCCCTTTTTCATGGCGGCCGAACGCGTACGACGATCGTGCTGTGGATGGTGTGCCTGCTGAGCCTGCTGACAATCTTTGGCGTGAGCACGTGGCTGCCGCAGATTATGCGCGAAGCAGGATACGGGGTCGGATCGTCGGTCTCGTTCTTGCTCGCATACTCCGTCGGCGCGATCATCGGCACCATCATCGCTGCGCTGCTCGGTCAGCGATTCGGGCCAAAGCCGATGGTGATGACCGGATTCGTTGCCGCCGCCGTCGCGCTCGGACTGATGGCCACCAACCCGTCCGGCATCGCCATCGCGGTGTTGTCGGCGGTGGCCGGCTTCGGCGGCCTCGGCACGCAGAACATGATCAACGACTACGTCGCGCAGTACTATCCCGCCGGAAGCCGCGCCACGGGTCTCGGGTGGGCGCTCGCCGTTGGACGGATCGGTGCAATTGTCGGGCCGACGTACGGAGCGTTCATCATCGGACTGGGCGGCGGCGTCTCCGTTGCGGCGATCTCGTTTGCAGTTCCCGCGCTGTTCGGCGCCGCGCTCATGTTCGCCGTCGGCCAGATCAAGTCCGACTCCGGGGCCGGCGTCGTGGAACCCGCACCAACGCGGTCCGCGGCCATCTGA
- a CDS encoding FAD-dependent monooxygenase, with protein MITDTLFGLPGHAPIVIVGGGPSGLFLSLDLARYGVPSVVLDGRRHIDANRPRAKTTNTRTMTHLRRLGLAESLRRAAPLPVDYSEDVIFCTSATGYELTRFHEAFQLHRGRYDLQPESGQQVGQPVVETVLREAVAAEPLVTAYVGARVDSIDTPDGGYRLFVRHDDGRRSISADYLVGADGGSSVVRKSIGLRLEGSSAARSNLNVLFRSRELADTITLDKAVQYWITNPAAPGMLGPLDLDGTWWTILQGVDSDDVVADPVPSIRAMVGAEIDIDVIEKDPWTARMLLADHYRSGNAFLVGDAAHLNPPWGGHGFNTCIGDAANLAWKLAASVKGWAGPVLLNSYEAERRPVAARTIRDAAANGNSLAYDFADAELLDDGPAGQAARDAAAANLVVKTSEFHSLGLVLGYEYSDSPLSGKGDVVPPSDPVRYTPSAAPGCLLPHTWLADGSSIYDMLGPGFTLLYEIGRIPTGQPEELSLAAGRYGIPLTVRAITESCSVWGVAAVLVRPDQHTVWRGSDLFDREGAGGAESALTALVRAAGVPDGDLNSSTTDRMKETAG; from the coding sequence ATGATCACCGACACCCTCTTCGGCCTTCCCGGTCACGCGCCGATAGTCATCGTCGGCGGAGGGCCGAGCGGCCTCTTTCTGTCGCTCGACCTGGCCCGCTACGGCGTGCCGAGCGTCGTTCTCGATGGCCGCCGGCACATCGACGCGAACCGGCCGCGGGCAAAAACCACCAATACACGCACCATGACCCATTTGCGTCGGCTCGGCCTTGCGGAATCGCTGCGCCGGGCAGCCCCGCTGCCGGTGGATTACAGCGAAGACGTCATCTTCTGCACGAGCGCTACCGGTTATGAGCTCACCCGGTTTCACGAAGCGTTCCAGCTGCACCGCGGCCGGTACGATCTGCAGCCGGAAAGCGGACAGCAAGTCGGCCAACCCGTTGTGGAAACGGTGCTGCGCGAGGCGGTCGCCGCCGAACCGCTGGTCACGGCGTACGTCGGCGCTCGGGTCGATTCGATAGACACCCCGGATGGCGGCTATCGGCTGTTTGTGCGGCACGACGACGGCCGACGATCGATAAGCGCCGACTACCTCGTCGGCGCCGACGGTGGTTCTTCGGTCGTGCGCAAATCCATCGGGCTGCGTTTGGAGGGCTCCTCTGCCGCACGGTCGAACCTCAACGTGCTGTTCCGGTCGCGCGAACTTGCCGACACCATCACCCTCGACAAGGCCGTGCAGTACTGGATCACCAATCCCGCTGCGCCGGGCATGCTCGGCCCACTCGACCTCGACGGCACGTGGTGGACGATTCTGCAAGGTGTCGACTCCGACGACGTCGTCGCTGACCCGGTTCCTTCCATCCGTGCCATGGTTGGGGCAGAAATCGACATCGACGTGATTGAGAAGGATCCGTGGACGGCACGGATGCTGCTCGCGGACCACTACCGCTCGGGCAACGCCTTCTTGGTCGGAGATGCAGCACACCTCAATCCTCCGTGGGGCGGTCACGGGTTCAACACCTGCATCGGGGATGCCGCGAACCTCGCGTGGAAACTTGCCGCAAGTGTCAAGGGGTGGGCCGGACCCGTACTGCTGAACAGCTACGAGGCCGAACGACGTCCGGTCGCTGCCCGCACGATCCGGGACGCAGCCGCGAACGGTAACTCGCTGGCATACGATTTCGCGGACGCCGAATTGCTGGACGACGGGCCGGCCGGGCAGGCGGCCAGGGACGCGGCAGCAGCCAATCTGGTCGTCAAGACGAGCGAGTTTCATTCGCTCGGCCTCGTCCTCGGTTACGAGTACTCCGACTCGCCGCTCAGCGGAAAAGGTGACGTCGTTCCGCCGTCCGACCCTGTCCGGTACACGCCGAGTGCCGCCCCGGGATGCCTGCTGCCACACACCTGGCTGGCTGACGGGTCCTCTATCTACGACATGCTCGGCCCGGGATTCACGCTGCTGTATGAGATTGGCCGAATCCCGACAGGCCAGCCGGAAGAGCTGTCGTTGGCGGCGGGCCGGTACGGGATACCGCTCACGGTCCGCGCGATTACGGAGTCGTGCAGTGTCTGGGGCGTGGCGGCCGTACTGGTCCGCCCCGACCAGCACACCGTGTGGCGCGGCAGCGATCTCTTCGACAGAGAGGGAGCGGGTGGCGCAGAGTCGGCGCTGACAGCGCTCGTGCGTGCCGCCGGAGTTCCGGACGGCGACCTCAACAGCTCTACCACCGACCGAATGAAAGAAACAGCCGGATGA